A DNA window from Methanomassiliicoccus luminyensis B10 contains the following coding sequences:
- the purL gene encoding phosphoribosylformylglycinamidine synthase subunit PurL produces MSGKELTRKRPVPFPLYEIDIFSASKEELRDMSKTMGLNLSLDEMEVIKDYFSKKGRVPTDVELQSIAQAWSEHCCYKSSKVFLREYIFPIKNPDVLAKGDAGVMAFDDEHAYALRVESHNHPSAIEPYGGAATGIGGIVRDVLAMGAQPIALVDPLFFGPLELRQVPNGVKLPKYLASGVVGGIRDYGNRIGIPTVAGGVYFDPAYTGNCLVNVGCIGFLRRDKLLNNAVKGVGDVLILVGGRTGRDGIHGVTFASAELHEASEDESRGAVQLGDPIMKEPTIHACLEVNERGLVSGIKDLGGGGLSCVVGEIALAGGCGADVQLDKVPLKEAGLAPWEIWVSESQERMMLAAPEANAAAILEVFDLWDVPATVIGKVVEKQQVTLNYQGEVVYNLDLDFLTKGPEYCRPWAPPKGKEKIAPAEPKLPALNEAVLALLSDPNIASKDWMIRQYDHEVRASTVIKPLQGKAGHQGPGDAVVLKPLPGSNKGLAIAIGVNPWFTSQDPYNGGRSSVDEVYRNIIAVGGRPHALTDCLNFGNPEKPERLFEFREAVRGIGEMAQDLLLAVPSGNVSFYNETAHGPALPTPTILGVGLVDDIRKCVTTDLKVEDDPVYIVGETKDEMGASALWRKYGGKGGKVPASDPRALAATGEMLRQAMDKGLIRSCHDCSDGGLVVALAEMCLGGDLGFYGDLAPMGDLPTATKLFSESNSRFVVEVDASKRAEWEALAGSKAVHIGKVGRGRMTVKDGSSNAVDLKVPAMRKAWSEPLWNLLGG; encoded by the coding sequence ATGTCCGGCAAGGAGTTGACCAGGAAGAGGCCGGTGCCCTTCCCGCTGTACGAGATCGACATCTTCTCCGCCTCCAAAGAAGAGCTGAGGGATATGTCCAAGACCATGGGGCTCAACCTCAGCCTGGATGAGATGGAGGTCATCAAGGACTACTTCTCCAAGAAAGGGAGGGTCCCCACCGACGTGGAGCTGCAGTCCATCGCCCAGGCCTGGAGCGAGCACTGCTGCTACAAGTCCTCCAAGGTCTTCCTGCGCGAGTACATCTTCCCCATCAAGAACCCCGATGTCCTGGCCAAAGGCGACGCCGGGGTCATGGCCTTCGACGACGAGCACGCCTACGCTCTCAGGGTCGAGAGCCACAACCACCCCTCCGCCATCGAGCCCTACGGCGGGGCCGCCACCGGCATCGGCGGCATCGTCAGGGACGTCCTGGCCATGGGCGCACAGCCCATCGCCCTGGTCGACCCGCTGTTCTTCGGCCCCCTCGAGCTGAGGCAGGTGCCCAACGGGGTCAAGCTGCCCAAGTACCTCGCCAGCGGGGTGGTGGGGGGCATCCGCGACTACGGCAACAGGATCGGCATCCCCACCGTGGCGGGCGGGGTGTACTTCGATCCCGCCTACACCGGCAACTGCCTCGTCAATGTCGGATGCATCGGCTTCCTTCGGAGGGACAAGCTGCTCAACAACGCCGTCAAGGGCGTGGGCGACGTCCTCATCCTGGTGGGCGGCCGCACCGGCCGCGACGGGATTCACGGAGTTACTTTCGCTTCGGCCGAGCTGCATGAGGCGTCCGAGGACGAGTCCCGTGGGGCGGTGCAGCTGGGCGATCCGATCATGAAGGAGCCCACCATCCATGCCTGCCTCGAGGTCAACGAGCGCGGACTGGTGTCCGGCATCAAGGACCTGGGAGGCGGCGGCCTGTCCTGCGTGGTGGGCGAGATCGCCCTGGCGGGAGGCTGCGGCGCCGATGTCCAGCTGGACAAGGTGCCCCTCAAGGAGGCCGGCCTGGCCCCCTGGGAGATCTGGGTCTCCGAATCGCAGGAGCGCATGATGCTCGCCGCCCCCGAGGCCAACGCGGCGGCGATCCTGGAGGTGTTCGACCTCTGGGACGTGCCCGCCACGGTCATCGGCAAGGTGGTGGAAAAGCAGCAGGTCACCCTGAACTACCAGGGCGAGGTGGTGTACAACCTGGACCTCGACTTCCTCACCAAGGGGCCGGAGTACTGCCGCCCCTGGGCCCCCCCCAAGGGGAAGGAGAAGATCGCCCCCGCGGAGCCGAAGCTGCCCGCCCTGAACGAGGCGGTCCTCGCTCTGCTGAGCGATCCCAACATCGCGTCCAAGGACTGGATGATACGCCAGTACGACCATGAGGTCCGCGCCTCCACCGTCATCAAGCCCCTGCAGGGAAAGGCGGGGCACCAGGGCCCCGGCGACGCCGTGGTGCTGAAGCCCCTGCCCGGCTCGAACAAGGGACTGGCGATAGCGATCGGCGTGAACCCCTGGTTCACTTCACAGGACCCCTACAACGGCGGCCGCAGCTCTGTTGACGAGGTGTACCGCAACATCATCGCCGTGGGCGGCCGCCCCCACGCTCTGACGGACTGCCTGAACTTCGGGAACCCCGAGAAGCCGGAGAGGCTGTTCGAGTTCCGCGAGGCCGTCAGAGGGATAGGGGAGATGGCCCAGGACCTCCTGCTGGCGGTCCCGTCCGGCAACGTGTCGTTCTACAACGAGACGGCGCACGGCCCCGCCCTCCCGACCCCCACCATACTGGGCGTGGGGCTGGTGGATGACATCCGCAAGTGCGTCACCACCGACCTCAAAGTCGAGGACGACCCAGTATACATCGTCGGGGAGACCAAGGACGAGATGGGCGCTTCGGCGCTGTGGCGGAAGTACGGCGGAAAGGGAGGGAAGGTGCCCGCATCGGACCCCCGGGCGCTGGCGGCAACGGGCGAGATGCTACGCCAGGCCATGGACAAGGGCCTCATCAGGAGCTGCCACGACTGCTCCGACGGCGGCCTCGTCGTCGCGCTGGCGGAGATGTGCCTGGGCGGGGACCTGGGCTTCTACGGCGACCTCGCCCCCATGGGCGATCTGCCCACCGCCACCAAACTGTTCTCCGAGTCCAACTCCCGGTTCGTCGTGGAAGTGGACGCTTCCAAGAGGGCCGAGTGGGAAGCCCTCGCCGGGAGCAAGGCCGTGCACATCGGCAAGGTGGGCAGGGGAAGGATGACCGTCAAGGACGGCAGCTCGAACGCGGTGGACCTCAAGGTCCCCGCCATGCGCAAGGCGTGGTCCGAGCCGCTGTGGAACCTGCTGGGGGGATGA
- a CDS encoding tRNA (adenine-N1)-methyltransferase, which yields MLDEGDLVYLLDPKGNRYWLNLRREMVRVQGLGVVDANKIIGQEDGSRIKIAGRDFIAFRATIAELMESLDRGPQIITPKDAATIVFRLGLRAGDTVVEAGVGSGALTLALINAVMPAGKVVTMEIREEFADRARRNIERAGLDKYWELRIGDIKTAELGLVADAVALDMPDPQLALDNVERFLRPGGRFAAYVPNTNQVADVVHGLQDHGFLEIGAVENIQRNIEAHPGGVRPAFENLAHTGYMIFARRPARS from the coding sequence ATGCTTGACGAAGGTGATCTCGTCTATCTCCTGGACCCCAAGGGGAACCGCTATTGGCTGAACCTGCGCAGGGAAATGGTGCGGGTGCAGGGCCTCGGCGTGGTGGACGCGAACAAGATCATCGGGCAGGAGGACGGCTCCCGGATCAAGATCGCGGGCAGGGACTTCATCGCCTTCCGGGCGACCATCGCCGAGCTCATGGAATCATTGGACCGCGGTCCGCAGATCATCACTCCCAAGGACGCCGCTACCATCGTGTTCCGCCTGGGCCTGAGGGCGGGGGACACCGTGGTGGAGGCGGGCGTGGGCTCGGGAGCCCTCACCCTGGCGCTCATCAACGCGGTCATGCCCGCCGGCAAGGTCGTCACGATGGAGATCCGCGAGGAGTTCGCCGACCGTGCCCGCCGCAACATCGAGAGGGCCGGCCTGGACAAGTACTGGGAGCTGCGCATCGGGGACATCAAGACCGCCGAGCTGGGCCTCGTGGCCGACGCGGTGGCCCTGGACATGCCGGACCCCCAGCTCGCCCTGGACAACGTGGAGAGGTTCCTCCGCCCCGGAGGCCGCTTCGCCGCCTACGTCCCTAACACCAACCAGGTCGCCGACGTGGTGCACGGGCTGCAGGACCACGGGTTCCTGGAGATAGGAGCGGTGGAGAACATCCAGAGGAACATCGAGGCCCACCCCGGGGGAGTGAGGCCGGCGTTCGAGAACCTCGCGCACACCGGCTACATGATCTTTGCCCGCCGCCCTGCCAGGAGCTAG
- the purQ gene encoding phosphoribosylformylglycinamidine synthase subunit PurQ has protein sequence MKLEDIKVCVLRIEGTNCEEEAYQAFKMLGARPEKVHLKQLLGRSSPEMRRDLDDYQVLMFPGGFSAGDYVRAGAIFAARIKSGLSADLENFVSSGRPVLGVCNGFQILVELGLLPSFDEVISEEPQSALYTNVSGRFECRPTYLKHENHGKSVFTSLLPRGEVVMFPSAHAEGNLRFPREKEREIVDRLEDNDQVVFRYVDPDGEYAGYPWCPNGAVSNIAGVCNPEGNVLGLMPHPERVMCRYQHPDWTRTGGDPGAPGDGRVVFSSVLDHVSKRF, from the coding sequence ATGAAGCTCGAGGACATCAAAGTGTGCGTTCTCCGGATCGAAGGGACCAACTGCGAGGAAGAGGCCTACCAGGCCTTCAAGATGCTGGGGGCCCGGCCGGAGAAGGTCCACCTGAAGCAACTGCTCGGCAGATCGTCCCCTGAGATGAGGCGAGACCTGGACGACTACCAGGTGCTCATGTTCCCAGGGGGCTTCTCCGCCGGGGACTACGTCCGCGCCGGAGCCATCTTCGCCGCGCGCATCAAGAGCGGCCTCTCCGCCGACCTGGAGAACTTCGTTTCCAGCGGCCGCCCGGTGCTGGGGGTCTGCAACGGCTTCCAGATACTGGTCGAGCTCGGCCTGCTGCCGTCGTTCGACGAGGTCATCAGCGAGGAGCCGCAGTCGGCGCTGTACACCAACGTTTCCGGCCGCTTCGAGTGCCGCCCCACCTACCTCAAGCACGAGAACCACGGCAAGAGCGTGTTCACCTCCCTGCTCCCGCGGGGAGAGGTGGTCATGTTCCCCTCCGCCCACGCCGAGGGGAACCTGAGGTTTCCCCGCGAGAAGGAGCGGGAGATCGTGGACCGGCTGGAGGATAACGACCAGGTAGTGTTCAGGTACGTGGACCCCGACGGCGAGTACGCGGGATACCCGTGGTGCCCCAACGGCGCGGTGAGCAACATCGCCGGCGTCTGCAACCCCGAGGGCAACGTGCTAGGCCTGATGCCTCACCCGGAGAGGGTGATGTGCCGGTACCAGCATCCCGATTGGACCAGGACCGGCGGCGACCCCGGCGCGCCCGGCGACGGCAGGGTGGTGTTCAGCTCGGTGCTCGACCACGTGAGCAAGAGGTTCTGA
- a CDS encoding DUF120 domain-containing protein: MNEKFAIALKQIALLGGINDYIAISSRELGDKLRISQQSASKRILELLEEGLIQRDLGARKQRIKITKKGLDSLRQEYSEYQKIFELRDHILIHGAVATGMGEGQYYVNQPGYQDQFREKLKFIPFEGTLNLKISPQDANKLEVLRRSEGIVIHGFTRNGRTFGEVRCHLASIQNIDCAVIMPTRSHYSDILEVLCKYNLRRTLGLNDGDVVDIRISVE, from the coding sequence ATGAACGAGAAGTTCGCCATCGCCCTCAAGCAGATCGCCCTGCTCGGCGGGATCAACGACTACATCGCCATATCGTCCCGGGAGCTGGGGGATAAGCTCCGCATCAGTCAGCAGTCCGCGTCGAAGAGGATCCTGGAGTTGCTGGAGGAAGGCCTCATCCAGAGGGACCTGGGGGCGAGGAAGCAGCGCATCAAGATTACCAAGAAGGGCCTGGACTCGCTGAGGCAGGAGTACTCGGAGTACCAGAAGATCTTCGAGCTCCGGGACCACATCCTCATCCACGGGGCGGTAGCGACGGGCATGGGAGAGGGGCAATACTACGTCAACCAGCCGGGCTACCAGGACCAGTTCAGGGAGAAGCTGAAGTTCATTCCGTTCGAGGGCACCCTGAACCTCAAGATCAGCCCCCAGGACGCCAACAAGCTGGAGGTCCTCCGCCGCAGCGAGGGCATTGTCATTCACGGCTTCACCCGCAACGGGCGCACCTTCGGGGAGGTGAGGTGCCACCTCGCCTCCATCCAGAACATAGATTGCGCGGTGATAATGCCGACCCGCTCGCACTACTCCGACATACTCGAGGTGCTGTGCAAGTACAACCTGAGGCGCACTCTGGGCCTGAACGACGGCGACGTTGTGGACATCCGGATATCGGTGGAGTGA
- the purS gene encoding phosphoribosylformylglycinamidine synthase subunit PurS: MVKAEIRIELKHGVADPEGDNTKKALELLGFKGINGVKTVKLFEVELDMDPAQAQAACEEMSRKLLANPVIQSYRVELK, encoded by the coding sequence ATGGTCAAGGCCGAGATAAGGATCGAGCTCAAGCACGGCGTTGCCGACCCCGAGGGGGACAACACCAAGAAGGCCCTGGAGCTTCTGGGCTTCAAGGGCATCAATGGCGTGAAGACCGTTAAGCTCTTCGAGGTCGAGCTGGACATGGACCCTGCCCAGGCCCAGGCCGCGTGCGAGGAGATGTCCCGCAAGCTTCTGGCCAACCCGGTCATCCAGTCGTACCGCGTCGAGCTGAAATGA